The Solibacillus sp. FSL W7-1464 genome contains a region encoding:
- the lspA gene encoding signal peptidase II produces MYKYYGIAIIAVILDQWTKWLIVKNMELGERISVWDPWFGILSHRNRGAAWGMLEGQMWLFSIVTVGVIIAIIYFNHTEAKGKPLFHVSLMLLLGGAVGNFIDRLFRGEVVDFVDVFIPVIKYHFPIFNIADAALSIAVVMLFITIILEEKKDKKKVK; encoded by the coding sequence GTGTATAAATATTACGGAATCGCAATAATTGCAGTCATTTTGGATCAATGGACAAAATGGCTCATTGTTAAAAATATGGAATTAGGGGAACGCATCAGTGTATGGGATCCTTGGTTTGGCATCTTATCGCATCGTAACCGTGGTGCGGCTTGGGGCATGTTGGAAGGACAAATGTGGTTGTTCTCAATCGTAACAGTTGGTGTCATTATCGCCATTATCTATTTTAATCATACAGAAGCAAAGGGTAAGCCACTTTTTCATGTAAGCTTAATGCTGTTATTAGGTGGTGCGGTCGGTAACTTTATTGACCGCTTATTCCGTGGAGAAGTAGTTGATTTTGTCGATGTGTTTATACCGGTAATCAAGTATCATTTCCCGATCTTCAATATAGCGGACGCAGCATTGTCAATTGCTGTTGTAATGCTTTTCATTACGATCATACTAGAAGAAAAAAAGGATAAGAAAAAGGTGAAATAA
- a CDS encoding M24 family metallopeptidase produces MIYRDRIRKAQEVLNDLNIDALLVTSPANFFYFSETWLESHERLQAIVINKTGQPIMLIHEMTKEEITNPTLFQTVFWKDGDKSIEILGEFLPNEGIISIDNQWPSQNLINLIQLKNNIKFVDSTSIIGILRLRKDLHEIELLKKSGAIADEVVGKTIDFIKVGMTELEVVDEIKRLFEMHNVKKMSFNPVVGAGRNGAVPHHHSGETKISEGDMVVIDIGGIKDFYCSDITRTIFIGDSVTEEMQAVYNTVKYAQEEAVKAIKPGVPLKEIDRVARDIITEAGYGAQFTHRTGHGLGIEVHEEPFVTFNNDQLLEEGMVISVEPGVYLSGKFGVRIEDIVVVTQSGFERINNYPRELVIKK; encoded by the coding sequence TTGATATACCGAGATCGTATCCGAAAAGCTCAGGAAGTTTTGAATGATTTGAATATAGATGCTCTTTTAGTAACGTCTCCAGCAAACTTTTTCTATTTCAGCGAGACATGGCTAGAATCACATGAAAGATTACAGGCGATTGTTATTAATAAAACAGGCCAGCCAATTATGCTTATACATGAAATGACTAAAGAAGAAATTACTAATCCAACGCTATTTCAAACTGTATTTTGGAAGGACGGCGATAAATCTATTGAGATTTTAGGAGAGTTTCTTCCTAATGAAGGGATTATTTCGATTGATAACCAGTGGCCAAGTCAAAATTTAATAAACTTAATTCAGCTTAAAAACAATATTAAATTTGTAGATAGTACTAGTATTATAGGTATATTAAGATTAAGAAAAGATTTACATGAGATAGAATTATTGAAAAAATCAGGGGCAATAGCTGACGAAGTTGTAGGTAAAACAATAGATTTTATTAAAGTAGGTATGACTGAATTAGAAGTTGTTGATGAAATCAAACGTTTGTTTGAGATGCATAATGTCAAAAAGATGTCTTTTAATCCTGTTGTAGGGGCAGGCAGAAATGGAGCAGTTCCTCACCATCATTCAGGTGAAACAAAAATTTCAGAGGGAGATATGGTGGTTATTGATATAGGAGGAATTAAAGATTTCTATTGCTCAGATATTACCAGGACTATATTCATTGGAGATAGTGTGACTGAGGAAATGCAGGCTGTATACAACACGGTTAAGTATGCGCAGGAAGAAGCAGTTAAAGCTATCAAACCTGGCGTCCCATTAAAAGAGATTGATAGAGTAGCAAGAGATATAATTACTGAAGCTGGTTATGGCGCTCAATTTACACATAGGACAGGTCATGGTTTAGGTATAGAAGTACATGAGGAGCCATTTGTGACATTTAATAATGATCAACTTCTTGAAGAAGGCATGGTGATAAGTGTAGAGCCGGGAGTATACCTTAGCGGAAAATTCGGAGTCAGAATTGAAGATATTGTAGTGGTTACACAATCTGGTTTTGAACGTATTAATAATTATCCGAGAGAGCTAGTTATAAAAAAATAG
- a CDS encoding purine-cytosine permease family protein: MSELEKKSAIGKDEALAAVPLNERQHWMTPAMIFGGLEFTIPVLMVGASLAGGFSLTEILLIVVLSMVVFQWPVNFIQGYMGAKTGRASSVIAKSSFGSLQARFIVGLTIFIVSMGWWALQTAVAGNAISAMFGINYTTEWGAWALITVIAGALFALPAIIGYSSMKWTDYIAVPAGLILIIGGIYLAFKNIGWDTITSWNPEPNMTILAAISLVIGVNVSQWVIASDYTRYAKPKVKDNLLIPLGIIGVGIPLFYVGAIMSVGVGEADIVTVMLNMGFPVWGFLILWFATWTSQIVNNYSMGLALANMLNVNSGKGRALLTLGGTIIAIVIALAGILDYFTDFLYMTALIYPAIAGVMISDFFLVRKQQWVENEGWNWMATIAIIVGTFVGYLTQYVYPFGLPAVQSLLVSIVAYYVAMKIKGSVSPDQFTKVDIEDNPQGRLS; encoded by the coding sequence ATGAGCGAACTAGAAAAAAAATCAGCAATTGGGAAAGATGAAGCATTAGCTGCAGTACCTTTAAATGAAAGGCAACATTGGATGACACCAGCCATGATCTTTGGCGGTCTAGAGTTTACAATACCTGTTTTAATGGTAGGGGCTTCTCTTGCAGGAGGTTTTTCTTTAACAGAGATTTTACTAATAGTAGTACTGTCTATGGTTGTATTTCAATGGCCGGTAAACTTTATACAAGGTTATATGGGTGCAAAAACAGGTCGTGCATCTTCAGTTATTGCAAAATCAAGCTTCGGTTCTCTACAAGCTAGATTTATTGTAGGATTAACTATTTTTATCGTATCTATGGGATGGTGGGCACTTCAAACTGCGGTTGCAGGTAATGCTATATCTGCGATGTTTGGAATTAACTATACTACAGAGTGGGGTGCGTGGGCTTTAATTACCGTGATAGCTGGAGCATTATTTGCCCTTCCGGCGATAATTGGTTACTCATCAATGAAGTGGACTGATTATATTGCTGTGCCAGCTGGACTTATTTTAATAATCGGTGGAATTTATTTAGCATTTAAGAATATAGGTTGGGACACAATTACTTCTTGGAATCCTGAACCAAATATGACGATTCTTGCAGCGATAAGTCTTGTTATTGGGGTTAACGTTTCGCAATGGGTTATAGCATCGGACTATACTAGATATGCGAAGCCGAAAGTGAAAGATAATTTATTAATACCTTTAGGGATTATTGGTGTAGGAATTCCATTATTTTATGTTGGGGCAATTATGTCTGTTGGTGTAGGAGAAGCAGATATAGTAACTGTTATGTTAAACATGGGCTTCCCTGTTTGGGGCTTCCTAATCTTATGGTTTGCGACGTGGACTAGCCAAATTGTAAATAATTATAGTATGGGATTAGCGTTAGCGAACATGTTAAATGTAAACTCTGGAAAAGGGCGAGCATTACTAACTTTAGGAGGAACAATTATCGCAATTGTCATAGCTCTTGCAGGAATCTTGGATTACTTCACAGATTTCTTATATATGACAGCATTGATATATCCAGCAATTGCTGGGGTAATGATAAGCGATTTCTTCTTAGTACGTAAACAACAATGGGTTGAAAATGAAGGTTGGAATTGGATGGCGACTATCGCTATTATTGTAGGTACTTTTGTGGGATATCTTACTCAATATGTATATCCATTTGGATTACCAGCTGTTCAATCATTACTAGTTTCTATTGTTGCATATTATGTTGCTATGAAAATAAAAGGATCAGTTTCACCAGATCAATTTACAAAAGTTGATATAGAGGACAATCCACAGGGACGGTTATCATAA